In one window of Deinococcus sp. KSM4-11 DNA:
- a CDS encoding PLP-dependent aminotransferase family protein: MTNATSFNFQAAFATRVRGMTASAIREILKVTQQPDVISFAGGLPAPELFPLDAVRAATTAALDRYGPAALQYSTTEGHPPLREWIGQQAGIPAQNVQILTGSQQGLDLLGKILISEGDTVLVEAPTYLGALQSFQPYLPNYVQLPTDEGGIDVDALEDILKTTRAKLLYAVPNFQNPTGRTLNLERRKRLVELTAQHGVLVIEDDPYGALRFTGEALPSLYSLGLELAGSVDQNHIIYSSSFSKTLVPGLRDAWVQAARPIIQKLIMAKQGADLHTPTLNQMIVTELLPILPAQIETVKKAYGERAQHMMARIATDFPGDTQHTVPEGGMFLWVTLPEGIDTQAMLPRAVERKVAYVPGSPFYALGGGENTMRLSYCTATPDQIEKGIKALGDTIREALN, from the coding sequence ATGACCAACGCGACCTCCTTCAACTTCCAGGCGGCCTTCGCCACGCGCGTGCGCGGCATGACGGCCAGCGCCATTCGCGAGATCCTGAAGGTCACCCAGCAGCCGGACGTGATCAGCTTCGCCGGGGGCCTGCCCGCCCCGGAACTGTTCCCGCTGGATGCCGTGCGCGCCGCCACGACCGCCGCGCTGGACAGGTACGGTCCGGCCGCACTGCAGTACTCCACGACCGAGGGCCACCCGCCGCTGCGCGAGTGGATCGGGCAGCAGGCCGGTATTCCCGCGCAGAACGTGCAGATCCTGACCGGCAGCCAGCAGGGCCTGGACCTGCTCGGCAAGATCCTGATCTCCGAGGGCGACACGGTGCTGGTGGAAGCCCCCACGTACCTGGGCGCGCTCCAGTCCTTCCAGCCGTACCTGCCGAACTACGTGCAGCTGCCCACCGACGAGGGCGGCATCGACGTGGACGCCCTGGAAGACATTCTGAAGACCACGCGGGCCAAGCTCCTGTACGCCGTGCCGAACTTCCAGAACCCGACCGGCCGCACCCTGAATCTGGAACGCCGCAAGCGACTCGTGGAACTCACCGCGCAGCACGGCGTCCTGGTCATTGAGGACGATCCCTACGGCGCGCTGCGCTTCACCGGCGAGGCGCTGCCCAGCCTGTACTCGCTGGGCCTGGAACTTGCGGGAAGCGTCGACCAGAACCACATCATCTACAGCAGTTCCTTCTCCAAGACCCTGGTGCCCGGCCTGCGCGACGCGTGGGTGCAGGCGGCCCGCCCGATCATCCAGAAGCTGATCATGGCCAAGCAGGGCGCGGATCTGCACACGCCCACGCTGAACCAGATGATCGTGACCGAACTGCTGCCCATCCTGCCCGCTCAGATCGAGACCGTGAAGAAGGCCTACGGCGAGCGCGCCCAGCACATGATGGCCCGCATCGCCACCGATTTCCCCGGCGATACCCAGCACACGGTGCCGGAGGGCGGCATGTTCCTGTGGGTCACGCTGCCGGAGGGGATCGACACCCAGGCCATGCTGCCGCGTGCGGTCGAACGCAAGGTCGCGTACGTGCCCGGCAGTCCCTTCTACGCCCTGGGCGGCGGCGAGAACACCATGCGCCTGAGCTACTGCACCGCCACGCCCGATCAGATTGAAAAGGGGATCAAGGCCCTGGGAGACACTATTCGGGAAGCGCTGAACTGA
- a CDS encoding VOC family protein yields MSDIPTAWPRGLTAITLFTEDLPATKAFYQEVFGLPVVHENADSAVFLFGNTMLNLLTIANAPELVEPAAVAPQDAGARAVFTLTVDDVDAMCAELAARGVTFINGPMDRPWGIRTASFRDPSGQIWEIAK; encoded by the coding sequence ATGAGTGACATCCCGACCGCGTGGCCGCGTGGCCTCACCGCCATCACCCTGTTCACCGAGGATCTGCCCGCCACGAAAGCGTTCTACCAGGAGGTCTTCGGCCTGCCCGTGGTGCACGAGAACGCGGACTCGGCCGTGTTCCTGTTCGGGAACACCATGCTGAACCTCCTGACCATCGCCAACGCGCCGGAACTGGTCGAGCCGGCGGCCGTCGCCCCCCAGGATGCCGGAGCCCGCGCGGTCTTCACCCTGACCGTGGACGACGTCGACGCGATGTGCGCCGAACTCGCGGCGCGCGGCGTCACCTTCATCAACGGCCCGATGGATCGCCCCTGGGGCATCCGCACCGCCAGCTTCCGCGACCCGAGCGGCCAGATCTGGGAGATCGCCAAGTAG
- a CDS encoding NADP-dependent oxidoreductase, whose product MKATVLTGFGGTENFSVQDVPNPQAGPGQVRVRIEAIGINPLEFKIRLGWMQQFMPITFPAILGSEVAGTVDQVGEGVTDFALGDRVAGFVDSGAYAEAALARPAALIRIPPQLTFEQAVTLPLAAETAQRALAPLKIQSGETVVVNGAAGGVGTIAVQLLVQDGARVIGTASAANAEYVRSLGAEPVTYGEGALDRIRALAPQGVDAVFDVAGHGFLNDAIALRGGPDRIITIADFDAPALGIPVSGGDPGGLKADTLQRVIDLAAQGKLTTHIDHTFAFDQLPDAQAMSEAGHVRGKLVVRGSGR is encoded by the coding sequence ATGAAAGCGACGGTTCTGACCGGCTTCGGCGGCACAGAGAACTTCTCGGTGCAGGATGTCCCCAATCCACAGGCCGGCCCCGGTCAGGTGCGCGTCCGGATCGAGGCCATCGGGATCAACCCGCTGGAATTCAAGATCCGCCTGGGCTGGATGCAACAGTTCATGCCCATCACCTTCCCGGCGATCCTGGGCAGTGAGGTCGCGGGCACCGTCGATCAGGTCGGCGAGGGGGTCACGGACTTCGCGTTGGGGGATCGTGTGGCCGGCTTCGTCGACAGCGGCGCCTACGCCGAGGCTGCCCTGGCCCGGCCCGCCGCCCTGATCCGGATCCCGCCACAGCTGACCTTCGAGCAGGCGGTTACCCTGCCGCTCGCTGCCGAAACCGCGCAGCGCGCCCTGGCCCCGCTGAAGATCCAGTCCGGTGAGACGGTCGTGGTGAACGGCGCCGCCGGTGGCGTGGGCACCATCGCGGTGCAGCTGCTGGTGCAGGACGGAGCGAGGGTCATCGGCACCGCCAGCGCCGCGAACGCGGAGTATGTCCGCAGTCTGGGCGCCGAGCCCGTGACCTACGGCGAGGGGGCCCTCGACCGCATCCGGGCACTGGCCCCACAGGGCGTGGACGCGGTGTTCGATGTCGCCGGGCACGGCTTCCTGAACGACGCCATCGCGCTGCGGGGCGGCCCGGACCGCATCATCACCATCGCGGACTTTGACGCCCCCGCGCTGGGGATTCCGGTGTCCGGCGGTGATCCCGGTGGCCTGAAGGCCGATACCCTGCAGCGGGTCATCGATCTGGCCGCCCAGGGCAAACTGACCACGCACATTGACCACACCTTCGCGTTCGATCAGCTCCCGGACGCGCAGGCCATGAGCGAGGCGGGGCATGTCCGGGGCAAGCTGGTGGTGCGCGGCTCGGGACGCTAA
- a CDS encoding histidine phosphatase family protein: protein MSLHLTLVRHGATDWNGAGRWQGWTDTPLGAVGEAQARRLAARLAGRTYDAVYSSDLVRAARTAELGVPGAAIRVDDRLRELRFGKYEGAGTDDVLHDPDYHDWQRDPWNLPAPGGGESLAGVAARLHAWAQDLPDGRVIAFSHGAAIRALLCVLFDWPTLPVPGYVLPFPYVLAHTGLTHLTRTGGRWTLVTYNDHAHLEE from the coding sequence GTGAGCCTGCACCTGACCCTGGTGCGGCATGGAGCCACGGACTGGAACGGAGCGGGGCGCTGGCAGGGCTGGACGGATACGCCGCTGGGCGCGGTGGGCGAGGCACAGGCCCGGCGACTGGCGGCGCGGCTGGCGGGCCGAACCTACGACGCGGTGTACAGCAGCGATCTGGTGCGCGCCGCCCGGACGGCCGAGTTGGGCGTGCCGGGCGCGGCCATCCGCGTGGATGACCGCCTGCGGGAACTGCGCTTCGGCAAGTACGAGGGGGCCGGCACGGACGACGTCCTGCACGACCCGGACTACCACGACTGGCAGCGCGACCCCTGGAACCTCCCCGCGCCCGGCGGTGGCGAGAGTCTGGCTGGGGTCGCCGCCCGCCTGCACGCCTGGGCACAGGATCTGCCGGATGGCCGGGTGATCGCGTTCTCGCACGGGGCAGCCATCCGGGCGCTGCTGTGCGTGCTGTTCGACTGGCCAACCCTGCCGGTGCCCGGCTACGTGCTGCCGTTCCCGTACGTGCTGGCCCACACGGGCCTGACCCACCTGACCCGCACCGGGGGCCGCTGGACGCTCGTCACGTACAACGACCACGCCCACCTGGAGGAGTGA
- a CDS encoding sulfite exporter TauE/SafE family protein, whose amino-acid sequence MPDTGFLGLDPWRWLLAGLAALLIGFSKTGLPGAGILAVPVMAWVFGARLSVGATLPLLLVGDVFAVLAYRAYADWPQLRRLLPWVGLGLLAGTLLLWVLGRVNLKADPLGPVIGGIILALLGLTLLQRTGRLRWQPGSSLGTGLIGVLGGLTTMISNAAGPVMGIFMTSLGYSKQQLMGTNAWTFFLFNLSKIPLLALLTWDNAAHPLVTAGSLEVNVLLAPLVVLGAWLGRAFLPRVPEGAFTTLLLVLAGVAAVKLLLPT is encoded by the coding sequence ATGCCCGACACCGGTTTTCTCGGCCTCGATCCCTGGCGCTGGCTGCTGGCCGGACTGGCCGCCCTCCTGATCGGGTTCTCGAAGACCGGTCTGCCCGGCGCGGGCATCCTGGCCGTGCCCGTGATGGCCTGGGTGTTCGGCGCGCGCCTCTCGGTGGGCGCGACCCTGCCGCTGCTGCTGGTGGGCGACGTGTTCGCGGTGCTCGCCTACCGCGCCTACGCGGACTGGCCGCAGTTGCGCCGCCTGCTGCCCTGGGTGGGTCTGGGGCTGCTGGCCGGCACGCTGCTCCTGTGGGTGCTGGGCCGCGTGAACCTGAAGGCCGACCCGCTGGGGCCGGTGATCGGCGGGATCATCCTGGCGCTGCTGGGGCTGACCCTGCTGCAACGCACGGGCCGCCTGCGCTGGCAGCCGGGTTCCAGCCTGGGCACCGGGCTCATCGGCGTGCTGGGGGGATTGACCACCATGATCAGCAACGCGGCGGGGCCGGTCATGGGCATCTTCATGACCTCACTGGGCTACAGCAAGCAGCAGCTGATGGGCACGAACGCGTGGACGTTCTTCCTGTTCAACCTGAGCAAGATTCCGCTGCTGGCACTGCTCACCTGGGACAACGCCGCGCACCCGCTGGTGACGGCGGGCAGCCTGGAAGTGAACGTCCTGCTGGCCCCGTTGGTCGTGCTGGGCGCGTGGCTGGGCCGCGCGTTCCTGCCCCGCGTGCCCGAGGGAGCCTTCACCACGCTGCTGCTCGTGCTGGCGGGCGTGGCGGCCGTGAAACTGCTGCTCCCGACCTGA
- the rph gene encoding ribonuclease PH codes for MTTPNSKNPVREGRDSLTPRPMSVKRGVNPHAPGSAHLCMGRTEILATVTLEDKPAPHMRGRKEGWLTAEYAMLPRATEDRQARERNLQNGRRHEIQRLLGRALRSSMDLRPFRNQTIYIDCDVLVADGGTRVASILAGHAALHDFCDRLVQQGKLTDWPIVHNVGAISVGLIGDELRVDLDYVEDKVARADLNVVATDTGLIIEVQGGAEDGPITYAEYVRLLEAGTLAVQDIMADLTRQLAVIQGIS; via the coding sequence ATGACCACACCGAACAGCAAGAACCCCGTCCGCGAGGGCCGGGACTCCCTCACGCCCCGCCCCATGAGCGTCAAGCGCGGCGTGAATCCGCACGCGCCCGGCAGCGCACACCTGTGCATGGGCCGCACCGAGATCCTCGCGACCGTGACCCTGGAGGACAAGCCCGCGCCGCACATGCGCGGCCGCAAGGAGGGCTGGCTGACCGCCGAGTACGCCATGCTGCCCCGCGCCACCGAGGACCGGCAGGCCAGGGAGCGCAACCTCCAGAACGGCCGCCGCCATGAGATCCAGCGCCTGCTGGGCCGCGCACTGCGGTCGAGCATGGATCTGCGGCCCTTTCGCAACCAGACCATCTACATCGACTGCGACGTGCTGGTCGCCGACGGCGGCACGCGTGTGGCGAGCATCCTGGCCGGGCATGCGGCGCTGCACGACTTCTGCGACCGGCTGGTGCAGCAGGGCAAACTGACCGACTGGCCGATCGTGCACAACGTGGGCGCCATCAGCGTCGGCTTGATCGGCGATGAGCTGCGCGTGGATCTCGATTACGTCGAGGACAAGGTAGCGCGGGCCGACCTGAACGTGGTCGCCACCGACACGGGCCTGATCATCGAGGTGCAGGGGGGCGCGGAGGACGGCCCGATCACGTACGCCGAGTATGTGCGGCTGCTGGAGGCCGGCACGCTGGCCGTGCAGGACATCATGGCCGACCTGACCCGGCAGCTGGCCGTGATTCAGGGGATCTCCTGA
- the murI gene encoding glutamate racemase, whose product MSSSAPVGVFDSGVGGLSILAELRRVLPFEDVLYLGDTAHVPYGERSEDDVIDLTERAVAALQARGVKAVVVACNTAAAFSLSRVRSRFPFPVIGLVPAVKPAALATRSGKIAVLATPVTLKGQLMRDVIRDHAAPLGVSVEGVVNLRLVPLVEAGQAGSEETRRELRTTLTPLKDAGVDQLVLGCTHYPFLAPAIRAEFGDTFTLVDSGEGVARHTRHVLEQGGLLRAGQTPGQVTYLVTGDVGAVRPVITTLTAETGHSGEHFTAAAPEPLRIESIHT is encoded by the coding sequence ATGTCTTCCTCGGCTCCGGTGGGTGTGTTCGACAGTGGCGTGGGCGGCCTGAGCATCCTGGCCGAGCTGCGCCGGGTGCTGCCCTTCGAGGATGTCCTGTACCTGGGCGACACCGCGCACGTGCCCTACGGCGAGCGCAGCGAGGACGACGTGATCGACCTGACCGAACGCGCCGTGGCCGCCCTGCAGGCACGCGGCGTGAAGGCGGTCGTGGTGGCGTGCAACACGGCGGCGGCGTTCAGTCTGTCGCGGGTGCGCTCCCGCTTTCCCTTTCCGGTGATCGGACTGGTGCCCGCCGTGAAGCCCGCCGCGCTCGCCACCCGCAGCGGGAAGATCGCGGTGCTGGCGACCCCCGTGACCCTGAAGGGCCAGCTGATGCGGGACGTGATCCGCGACCATGCGGCGCCGCTGGGCGTGAGCGTGGAGGGCGTGGTGAACCTCCGGCTCGTGCCGCTGGTCGAGGCCGGGCAGGCGGGCAGCGAGGAAACACGCCGTGAACTGCGGACCACGCTGACGCCCCTGAAGGACGCGGGTGTGGATCAGCTCGTGCTGGGCTGCACGCACTACCCCTTCCTGGCCCCCGCCATCCGCGCGGAGTTCGGGGACACCTTCACGCTGGTGGACAGCGGCGAGGGCGTCGCGCGGCACACCCGCCACGTGCTGGAACAGGGCGGCCTGCTGCGCGCCGGGCAGACGCCGGGCCAGGTCACGTACCTCGTGACGGGGGACGTGGGGGCCGTCCGGCCGGTCATCACCACCCTGACGGCCGAAACCGGGCATAGTGGGGAGCACTTCACCGCAGCGGCCCCGGAGCCGCTGAGAATCGAGTCCATCCACACATGA
- a CDS encoding alpha/beta fold hydrolase: MIDELNLTLPDGRTLHVYDTGPRAAFPVIWHHGTPNIGSPPEPLFTAAARLGLRLIGYDRPGYGGSSPRRNRSVASAAADVAALADTLELHHIAVLGHSGGGPHALSCAALLPERVVAAISVAGLAPYGAADLDWYAGMHSPAALEAAAARRATKEAFEATEPPFDPEVFTPADHAALNGPWSWLNSVVGPALQAGPAPLIDDDLAYVCPWGFDPHGIRVPTLLLHGQLDRMVPATHSEWLAHVIPNSDLRLMPGDGHISVLNHAEAALEWLRSQLNHPTGDRP; encoded by the coding sequence ATGATCGACGAGCTGAACCTGACGCTGCCAGACGGCCGCACCCTGCACGTGTACGACACCGGCCCCCGGGCCGCCTTCCCCGTGATCTGGCACCACGGCACCCCGAACATCGGCTCGCCGCCCGAACCCCTGTTCACCGCCGCCGCGCGGCTGGGCCTGCGCCTGATCGGCTACGACCGGCCTGGCTACGGCGGCAGTTCCCCTCGCAGGAACCGTTCCGTCGCCTCGGCCGCCGCCGATGTGGCCGCCCTGGCCGACACGCTGGAGCTGCACCACATTGCCGTGCTGGGCCACTCCGGCGGCGGCCCGCACGCCCTCTCCTGCGCCGCCCTGCTGCCAGAGCGGGTGGTCGCCGCCATCAGCGTGGCCGGGCTGGCGCCGTACGGCGCGGCCGACCTCGACTGGTACGCGGGCATGCACTCGCCCGCCGCCCTGGAAGCGGCCGCCGCCAGACGCGCCACCAAGGAGGCGTTCGAGGCGACGGAGCCGCCCTTCGACCCCGAGGTGTTCACCCCTGCCGACCACGCCGCCCTGAACGGTCCGTGGAGCTGGCTGAACAGCGTCGTCGGCCCCGCCCTGCAGGCTGGCCCCGCCCCGCTGATCGACGACGACCTCGCCTATGTCTGTCCATGGGGCTTCGACCCCCATGGCATCCGCGTGCCCACGCTGCTGCTCCACGGCCAGCTCGACCGCATGGTGCCCGCCACCCACAGCGAATGGCTCGCCCATGTCATCCCGAATTCCGACCTTCGACTCATGCCCGGCGACGGGCACATCTCCGTCCTGAATCACGCCGAAGCTGCGCTGGAGTGGCTGCGGAGTCAGCTCAACCACCCCACAGGAGACCGACCATGA
- a CDS encoding DoxX family protein, translating into MSITGFIGRALLSSLFIKQGIEHLQEPEPIVRAARGAEVPEPELAVKINSGVMLGAGALMAVGILPRVMGTALATSLIPTTVIGHPFWDKQGKERQQQQVQFFKNLALFGALLYVTSQD; encoded by the coding sequence ATGAGCATCACGGGATTCATCGGGCGGGCACTGCTGTCGAGCTTGTTCATCAAACAGGGCATCGAGCACCTACAGGAACCGGAACCGATCGTCCGGGCGGCGCGTGGGGCCGAGGTACCGGAGCCGGAACTGGCCGTGAAGATCAATTCCGGCGTGATGCTCGGGGCGGGCGCGCTGATGGCGGTGGGCATCCTGCCGCGCGTGATGGGTACGGCCCTGGCCACCAGCCTGATCCCCACGACCGTGATCGGCCACCCCTTCTGGGACAAGCAGGGCAAGGAGCGCCAGCAGCAGCAGGTGCAGTTCTTCAAGAACCTCGCACTGTTCGGCGCCCTGCTCTACGTGACCAGTCAGGACTGA